A DNA window from Daucus carota subsp. sativus chromosome 3, DH1 v3.0, whole genome shotgun sequence contains the following coding sequences:
- the LOC135151486 gene encoding uncharacterized protein LOC135151486, whose product MEKAFTLALITDEKKVEYASYFLKGEANYWWESARALEEGEFIAWDRFKKIFLDKYFPRYMQTQMELKFFELKQEGMTKAMVIEGESDQNQKEKDNKKRKFVNKGEGSAQRSQSGKNFNKFGFQNQGGPRGFKKSDNRNPKRIQGPSSQKSQQATSECKFCNKKHTGNCNKADIVYFKCNSKGHYANDC is encoded by the exons atggagaaggctttcacacTAGCTCTTATAACCGATGAGAAGAAAGTTGAGTATGCCTCTTATTTTCTGAAAGGTGAAGCAAActattggtgggagtcagcccgtgctttggAAGAAGGTGAgtttattgcttgggatagattcaagaagaTTTTCTTGGACaagtattttccaaggtatatgcaaactcagatggagttgaagttctttgagttgaagcaagaaggaatgact AAGGCAATGgtgattgaaggagaaagtgatcagaatcagaaggagaaggacAACAAGAAGAGGAAGTTTGTGaataaaggtgaaggttcggctcaaagGAGCCAAAGTGGGaagaatttcaataaatttggatttcagaatcaaggaggtccccgaggtttTAAGAAGAGTGATAATAGGAACCCAAAGaggattcaaggaccgagtagtcaaaagagtcaacaagcaacttcagaatgcaagttctgcaataagaaacacacgggaaattGTAATAAGGCGGATATCGTCTATTTCAaatgcaactcgaagggtcattatgcgaacGACTGTTAG